A genomic window from Euleptes europaea isolate rEulEur1 chromosome 9, rEulEur1.hap1, whole genome shotgun sequence includes:
- the LOC130483006 gene encoding progonadoliberin-2, giving the protein MACQRPLLLLLCIMIALSVHLSTAQHWSHGWYPGGKREIDLPQSPEVSEDIKLCDGEDCTYLKIPREKIVTTLLADLLAKRLQKKK; this is encoded by the exons ATGGCATGCCAGAGGCCCCTCCTGCTTCTCCTCTGCATCATGATCGCCCTCTCGGTCCACCTGTCCACAGCTCAGCACTGGTCCCACGGCTGGTACCCCGGAGGGAAGAGAGAGATCGACCTGCCCCAGAGTCCAGAG GTCTCTGAAGATATCAAACTCTGCGATGGAGAAGACTGCACTTACCTGAAGATCCCAAGAGAGAAAATAGTGACTACCCTTCTG GCCGACTTGCTAGCAAAGCGCCTGCAGAAGAAGAAATGA